In Desulfonatronospira thiodismutans ASO3-1, a single window of DNA contains:
- a CDS encoding type II toxin-antitoxin system HipA family toxin — protein MDESLLVYFNETLTGKLWLGENRTYHFRYFPEWLRDPHSIPLSVSLPLQDVTNSGDAVKFFFANILPEGSVRDRVAAKLGLSTENIFSLLRELGGDCAGAISLYPEGALLPERQKAYRKLSALELEKIAADLPKRPLLAGEDGLRLSLAGAQDKLPLRFDGKSFYLPVGGAPSTHIFKPSIPHLKRTVFNEAFCMALARASGLPAPECTVLNLGSNHALLVARYDRLVDYEEIRRVHQEDFCQALGQSPEIKYEAEGGPGLKDCSDLLRRHSASPARDLMLLLRWTLFNVLLGNADAHAKNLSLLYDQGKAPRLAPFYDLISTLMYQELSRKLAMKIGGENRPEWLMNRHWCRMAEELDLKPKFVLDELGLFCQAVREAVDPALEGFAEHSSAHTFLGKLAGAVKDRTERNMKEIN, from the coding sequence ATGGATGAGTCTTTGCTGGTCTATTTTAATGAAACCTTGACGGGAAAACTATGGCTGGGCGAAAACAGGACGTACCATTTCAGATACTTCCCTGAATGGCTCCGGGATCCTCACTCCATACCCCTGTCTGTATCTCTTCCGCTGCAGGATGTAACAAACTCCGGCGATGCAGTGAAATTTTTCTTTGCCAATATCCTGCCTGAAGGCTCTGTCAGGGACAGGGTTGCGGCAAAGCTTGGCCTGTCTACAGAAAATATTTTCAGCCTGCTCAGGGAACTGGGAGGTGATTGTGCCGGAGCGATCAGCCTGTACCCCGAGGGGGCTCTGCTGCCGGAAAGACAAAAAGCCTACCGGAAGTTGAGTGCCCTGGAACTGGAAAAAATTGCTGCCGACCTTCCAAAACGTCCTCTGCTGGCAGGCGAAGATGGCTTACGACTTTCCCTGGCAGGAGCCCAGGACAAGCTTCCCCTTCGCTTTGACGGCAAATCCTTTTACCTTCCTGTAGGTGGAGCGCCAAGCACTCACATTTTTAAACCTTCCATCCCCCATTTGAAACGTACGGTTTTTAATGAGGCTTTCTGCATGGCTCTTGCGAGAGCGTCCGGGCTTCCTGCTCCTGAGTGTACTGTCTTAAATTTAGGCAGTAACCATGCTCTGCTGGTAGCCCGGTATGATCGCCTGGTGGACTATGAGGAAATCCGCAGAGTGCATCAGGAGGATTTCTGTCAGGCACTTGGCCAATCGCCCGAGATCAAGTATGAGGCTGAAGGGGGGCCGGGCCTGAAAGACTGTTCAGATCTTTTGCGCAGACACAGTGCTTCTCCTGCCAGAGACCTGATGCTTCTTTTAAGATGGACTCTTTTTAATGTCCTGCTGGGCAATGCGGACGCTCACGCTAAAAACCTTTCCCTTCTCTATGACCAGGGAAAGGCGCCAAGGCTCGCCCCGTTCTACGACTTGATTTCAACCCTTATGTACCAGGAACTGAGCCGGAAGCTGGCCATGAAAATCGGAGGAGAGAACAGGCCGGAATGGTTGATGAACAGGCATTGGTGCAGAATGGCCGAAGAACTTGATCTTAAACCAAAGTTCGTCCTGGATGAACTCGGTCTTTTTTGTCAGGCCGTCCGGGAGGCTGTCGATCCGGCACTTGAAGGGTTTGCCGAACATTCATCTG
- a CDS encoding helix-turn-helix transcriptional regulator — MTQPVEDTRKIGRIISEKRKADGLTQARLAALSGVGVRFVGELERGKPTARLDKLFKVLDGLGLYLAVKKRGE; from the coding sequence ATGACCCAACCAGTTGAAGATACCAGGAAGATTGGCCGGATAATATCCGAAAAACGAAAAGCTGACGGACTGACTCAGGCCCGGCTGGCCGCACTTTCCGGAGTGGGAGTGCGTTTCGTGGGGGAGTTGGAAAGAGGAAAGCCTACGGCCCGTCTGGACAAGTTGTTTAAAGTCCTGGATGGCCTTGGCCTTTATCTGGCTGTAAAGAAAAGAGGCGAATAG
- a CDS encoding toxin-antitoxin system HicB family antitoxin, protein MTHDKKKEYSGQFRLRLPRDLHARLAEEASRQGVSLNGYVVYLLSSNLSQAQTSAYFEEKIADTVMEVHEMVSSMTVGDNEPGEMVWANSGSSSLVTQ, encoded by the coding sequence ATGACCCATGACAAAAAAAAAGAGTACAGCGGACAGTTCAGGCTGCGCCTGCCCAGGGATCTGCATGCCAGGCTGGCTGAAGAGGCTTCCAGGCAGGGTGTATCCCTGAACGGTTACGTGGTCTACCTTTTGAGCAGCAACCTCAGCCAGGCTCAGACTTCCGCCTATTTTGAAGAAAAGATTGCAGACACTGTCATGGAAGTTCACGAGATGGTCTCCAGCATGACTGTTGGTGATAACGAGCCCGGAGAGATGGTCTGGGCCAACAGCGGGTCCAGCAGCTTGGTTACGCAGTAG
- a CDS encoding type I secretion system permease/ATPase, giving the protein MKKELRRVLIISIGLSIFVVLLTLSLPFNMIMLFRWVVPSESISSIAVIAMAAVGGLLFMTIFDVLRFALLRRFAKYLNHQLGEKILHKMFQERALGQKGDASTAMSDLSKVRGFLNSPTSTAFLDTAISPLMLLIVFYISPLMGILAILCIMVILGTKLATRKSTRELLRRSNMGFARANNFAQECVHNSQAVRAMGMQPQLIHKWRGMQDEMVRDQTEASEKAGVHSAITKSMGWIMQVLLMGVGFSLMLMGEIDSALVIIAVIIAGRVIMPMQMAVDGWQNYQDAKDAFHRLKSYLEGMEEKEKEVSLKLPEPQGNLKAESIVYAHGGKPIIKGVSFDLQAGQTLGLIGPSGAGKTTLARIMTGAVRPQNGILRLDGADMHQWDQEQLGPHIGYLPQEVELFAGTIAQNIARFQEVSLEEIREAARKAGLEEIIESMPQGFETMLEERGLNLPGGLRQRIGLARALFGDPRILILDEPDASLDQQGIDSLTEILKRSRDEGKTVILVTHRPKLLQFTHQLLMLKNGQVAMYGPSKQVLQKLLPGK; this is encoded by the coding sequence ATGAAAAAAGAACTTAGAAGGGTGCTGATTATATCCATTGGGCTGAGCATCTTTGTAGTCCTGCTGACGCTTTCCCTGCCCTTCAACATGATCATGCTCTTTCGCTGGGTGGTCCCCAGTGAAAGCATCTCCAGCATTGCGGTAATCGCCATGGCTGCTGTGGGGGGGCTTCTTTTCATGACCATCTTTGATGTGCTTCGCTTTGCCCTTTTGCGGCGTTTCGCCAAATATCTGAACCATCAGCTGGGGGAAAAAATTCTGCACAAAATGTTTCAGGAGCGGGCCCTGGGGCAGAAAGGAGATGCGTCCACGGCCATGAGTGATCTGTCCAAGGTCAGGGGGTTTCTCAACTCCCCCACTTCCACCGCTTTCCTGGACACCGCTATTTCCCCACTTATGCTGCTCATTGTATTCTACATCAGCCCGCTAATGGGTATACTGGCCATTTTGTGCATCATGGTCATCCTGGGCACCAAGCTGGCCACCAGGAAATCCACAAGAGAGCTGTTACGCCGGTCCAACATGGGCTTTGCCCGGGCCAACAATTTTGCCCAGGAATGCGTGCACAACTCCCAGGCGGTGAGGGCCATGGGCATGCAGCCCCAGTTGATCCATAAATGGAGGGGGATGCAGGATGAAATGGTCCGGGACCAGACCGAGGCCAGCGAAAAGGCTGGAGTGCATTCAGCCATTACCAAGTCCATGGGCTGGATCATGCAGGTGCTGCTCATGGGTGTGGGATTTTCCCTCATGCTCATGGGAGAGATAGACAGCGCCCTGGTCATAATCGCGGTAATCATTGCCGGGCGGGTAATCATGCCCATGCAGATGGCGGTCGACGGCTGGCAGAATTACCAGGACGCCAAGGATGCCTTCCATCGTCTTAAAAGCTATCTGGAAGGCATGGAGGAAAAAGAAAAGGAAGTCAGCCTGAAACTGCCCGAACCGCAGGGAAATCTAAAAGCCGAGTCCATAGTGTACGCCCACGGCGGCAAGCCTATAATCAAGGGCGTAAGCTTTGACCTGCAGGCCGGCCAGACCCTGGGGCTCATAGGTCCAAGCGGGGCTGGCAAAACCACCCTGGCCAGAATAATGACCGGAGCGGTTCGTCCTCAAAACGGCATTCTGCGCTTAGACGGAGCGGACATGCACCAGTGGGACCAGGAGCAACTGGGACCTCACATTGGTTACCTGCCCCAGGAAGTGGAGCTATTTGCCGGAACCATCGCCCAGAATATAGCCAGGTTTCAGGAGGTCTCCCTGGAAGAAATCCGGGAGGCTGCCCGGAAGGCCGGCCTGGAAGAGATAATCGAGTCCATGCCCCAGGGGTTTGAGACCATGCTGGAAGAAAGAGGGCTGAACCTCCCCGGCGGTCTGCGCCAGCGCATCGGCCTGGCCAGGGCCTTGTTCGGCGACCCCAGGATACTTATCCTGGACGAACCTGATGCCAGCCTGGACCAGCAGGGCATAGATTCCCTGACAGAGATCCTGAAACGTTCCAGGGATGAAGGCAAAACCGTCATCCTGGTTACCCACAGGCCTAAGCTTTTGCAGTTTACGCATCAGTTGCTCATGCTCAAGAACGGCCAGGTGGCCATGTACGGACCGAGTAAGCAGGTGCTGCAGAAGCTGCTTCCGGGTAAGTGA
- a CDS encoding four helix bundle protein, with translation MGKFAKSFRELEVYQNALDLAGEINTFARTFPIEERFALGGQIRRASMSVCLNTAEAWRKRRYKAAFIAKLSDAETEATEVQACLDLARKFGYLEDERHQDFDERYEYIIAQLITMSNKADNWCRT, from the coding sequence ATGGGTAAATTTGCTAAAAGTTTCAGAGAGCTGGAAGTTTATCAAAACGCCTTGGATTTGGCTGGAGAGATCAACACGTTTGCCAGGACATTTCCGATAGAAGAACGGTTTGCCCTTGGAGGTCAGATCCGGAGGGCATCTATGTCTGTTTGCCTGAACACTGCCGAGGCATGGAGAAAACGAAGATATAAGGCCGCCTTCATAGCAAAGCTCAGTGATGCCGAAACCGAAGCTACTGAAGTTCAAGCCTGTTTAGATTTAGCCAGAAAATTTGGCTACCTGGAAGATGAAAGACACCAGGATTTTGATGAGCGCTACGAATATATCATAGCTCAATTGATAACCATGTCCAATAAGGCAGACAACTGGTGTAGAACGTAG
- a CDS encoding type I secretion system permease/ATPase: MRKYLVRFLPHLGCAFFFSMFINLLALAYILYLRLLFDKVMDSRSMETLFFLTAAVIGAYVVSGIMEVFRSKLLVRIGVKFDQIVAGRIFGSMLDQSVAAGGEKHTQGLKDLNSIRNFLCGTGIFALFDTPWVPVYLAVIFLFHPLLGYLACAGALLLFLLVVVQEISTSRMQASHSQSAMNTDQFLSSSMRNAQTVYAMGMFPSMSRQWKQYNNQDVYYEDVLAARNGFFQSMAKFIMMGTVVVIMSTGAYLVIIHEATLGTMVASAMFMSRALSPIMMLGNAWRSFVDARLAYNRLNELMAEVHTHDDPQLPEQDSPEKPETCRAEGISLHLAQMPVFQDISFRLSAGEMMAVTGPSGSGKTSLARVLLGVWKPDQGSVFLDDISLQSFDQALLGRKMGYVPQEVELFSGTVAENIARLGEVDSPSVVDAAMQARAHDMILGLPQGYDTRVGEGGIALSGGQKQRIVLARALYKDPWLLVLDEPDSHLDQGGRESMKEVLADLKSKGVFLILISHNNELIKLADKVLDMQQGSMRRIE; encoded by the coding sequence ATGCGAAAATATCTGGTAAGATTTCTGCCCCATCTGGGGTGTGCGTTTTTTTTCAGCATGTTTATAAACCTGCTGGCCCTGGCATACATTCTTTATCTGCGGCTTTTGTTCGACAAGGTTATGGACAGCCGCAGCATGGAGACACTTTTCTTCCTGACTGCTGCTGTAATCGGTGCTTATGTTGTCTCCGGGATCATGGAGGTGTTCCGTTCCAAGCTGCTGGTGCGCATCGGGGTCAAGTTTGATCAGATAGTGGCCGGGCGGATATTCGGCAGTATGCTCGACCAGTCGGTTGCTGCCGGAGGAGAAAAACACACTCAGGGCCTTAAGGATTTAAACAGCATCCGGAATTTTCTCTGCGGGACAGGGATCTTCGCCCTTTTCGACACCCCCTGGGTTCCTGTATATCTGGCCGTGATTTTTCTTTTTCACCCACTTCTGGGATACTTAGCCTGTGCCGGGGCACTGCTCCTGTTTCTTCTGGTGGTGGTCCAGGAGATCTCCACTTCACGCATGCAGGCCAGTCATTCCCAGTCTGCAATGAATACTGATCAGTTTCTAAGCTCCTCCATGCGCAATGCCCAGACAGTATACGCCATGGGCATGTTTCCATCCATGAGCAGACAATGGAAACAGTACAACAACCAGGACGTTTACTATGAAGATGTGCTGGCCGCCCGGAACGGGTTTTTCCAGAGCATGGCCAAATTCATCATGATGGGCACAGTGGTGGTCATCATGTCCACAGGGGCTTACTTAGTAATAATCCATGAAGCCACCCTGGGGACCATGGTAGCCTCGGCCATGTTTATGAGCCGGGCCCTGTCCCCCATCATGATGCTGGGCAACGCATGGAGAAGCTTTGTGGATGCCAGGCTGGCCTACAACCGGCTGAACGAACTCATGGCCGAAGTGCATACCCATGACGATCCACAGTTGCCGGAACAAGACTCTCCAGAGAAACCAGAGACCTGCAGGGCTGAAGGCATCAGCCTGCACCTGGCCCAGATGCCTGTTTTTCAGGACATTTCCTTCCGGTTGAGTGCGGGAGAAATGATGGCTGTAACAGGGCCCAGCGGTTCCGGGAAAACATCCCTGGCCAGAGTTCTACTAGGAGTCTGGAAACCGGACCAGGGCAGCGTATTTCTGGATGATATTTCACTGCAAAGTTTTGACCAGGCGTTACTGGGCCGGAAAATGGGTTATGTTCCCCAGGAAGTGGAGCTTTTTTCCGGAACAGTAGCCGAAAATATCGCCAGACTCGGTGAAGTTGATTCCCCTTCCGTAGTCGACGCCGCCATGCAGGCCCGGGCGCACGACATGATTCTTGGACTGCCCCAGGGTTATGATACCAGGGTTGGTGAAGGAGGAATCGCCTTGTCCGGAGGGCAGAAGCAAAGAATTGTTCTGGCCAGGGCTTTGTACAAAGACCCCTGGCTTCTGGTTCTGGATGAGCCTGATTCGCATCTGGACCAGGGCGGCCGGGAGAGCATGAAAGAAGTCCTTGCAGATCTCAAATCAAAAGGTGTATTCTTGATTTTGATCTCCCACAATAACGAGCTCATCAAGCTTGCAGACAAGGTGTTGGATATGCAGCAGGGGTCGATGCGCAGGATTGAGTAG
- a CDS encoding HlyD family type I secretion periplasmic adaptor subunit: MSENKLQRNNNVKAIEGDKGDQKTVNLPTSSRNVIIAGLLFVALFFGGIGVWAATANLEGAVIAQGDIIVETYRQQVQHRDGGIVKDIKVREGYQVEKGDVLITLDGEEVRAQRDMYRARMDSFLARQARLMAEIQNADSIEWPLALLERSHLPDATESMESEEQIFKSRMEAKNSRIELLRAQINTQNSLIHGRERQLQSIEDTISSLEEEIQAKDPLLEGGFIDITEILELQRTLNSNRANKEELTTEIDQAEERIKELELEITDLEKSYAQEAASELGDVRQEIVDLREQMRPAEDAARRLNVTAPKAGVVVNLEVRTEGGVIQGGEPLMEIVPRDTGLIVSAKVDPDKIDDVRKGQDASVMLSAFPRRYTPKVKGVVTYVAADRTEPEQRDEPPYYLTYVQLDQQSLKDAIDDPGKLTPGMPAEVYIQTEAQTVMSYVLSPIIDSMDRAFREN, translated from the coding sequence ATGAGCGAAAACAAACTGCAAAGAAACAATAATGTCAAGGCCATTGAAGGGGATAAAGGCGACCAGAAAACGGTTAATCTTCCCACTTCCTCTAGAAATGTAATCATTGCCGGCCTGCTTTTTGTGGCCCTGTTCTTTGGCGGCATCGGGGTCTGGGCTGCAACAGCTAATCTCGAAGGAGCGGTCATAGCACAAGGCGATATCATAGTGGAGACATACCGGCAGCAGGTGCAGCACCGAGACGGAGGTATCGTCAAGGATATCAAGGTACGCGAGGGTTACCAGGTTGAGAAGGGTGACGTTCTGATAACTCTGGACGGGGAGGAAGTCCGGGCTCAGCGGGATATGTACAGGGCAAGGATGGATAGTTTTCTGGCCCGTCAGGCCAGGCTCATGGCTGAAATCCAGAACGCAGATTCCATAGAATGGCCCCTGGCCCTTTTGGAAAGATCCCATTTGCCTGATGCAACTGAAAGTATGGAGAGTGAAGAGCAGATCTTCAAATCCAGGATGGAGGCCAAGAACAGCAGGATAGAACTGTTGCGGGCCCAGATCAACACCCAGAACTCGCTGATTCACGGCCGGGAAAGGCAGCTGCAGTCTATAGAAGACACCATAAGCTCCCTGGAAGAGGAAATTCAGGCCAAAGACCCGCTTCTCGAAGGAGGATTTATTGACATAACCGAGATTCTGGAACTGCAGCGCACCCTGAATTCCAACAGGGCCAACAAAGAGGAATTGACCACGGAAATTGACCAGGCTGAAGAGAGAATCAAAGAACTGGAACTGGAAATAACCGACCTTGAAAAAAGTTATGCCCAGGAAGCAGCCTCGGAGCTGGGGGATGTCCGGCAGGAAATCGTGGATCTGCGTGAGCAGATGAGGCCTGCAGAGGATGCAGCCAGGCGGCTTAACGTTACTGCGCCGAAAGCCGGCGTGGTGGTCAATTTGGAGGTGCGTACCGAAGGAGGAGTAATTCAGGGCGGTGAACCCCTTATGGAAATTGTCCCCCGAGACACCGGGCTGATAGTGTCTGCAAAAGTGGACCCGGACAAGATCGACGATGTCAGAAAAGGACAGGATGCCAGCGTTATGCTCTCGGCCTTTCCCAGAAGGTATACACCCAAGGTTAAAGGTGTGGTGACATATGTTGCAGCTGACCGGACCGAACCTGAACAGCGTGATGAACCCCCGTATTACCTGACCTATGTTCAACTGGACCAGCAGTCTCTAAAAGATGCCATCGACGATCCGGGAAAGTTGACGCCGGGCATGCCTGCAGAGGTGTATATACAAACTGAGGCCCAGACCGTGATGAGTTATGTCCTGTCACCAATTATTGACAGCATGGACCGGGCTTTTCGGGAGAATTAG
- a CDS encoding TolC family protein, protein MDIKRVVLAGFVSLFLMAGPVQAGDETHNSGDSLVLDMKDAVKMGLDRSHRVQAHDYGIKRSESEVKSVRGQFFPQLSAGAGYTYLDSLSARGPTDQDYLDQQQYQWNLRAVQTVFAGMTILSSYQQAQIEKEISELEKENTERELIREIQHHFLELLKAREDRRALDSSVERLEVGLEASESFYERQLVPYVDVLQAGVELEEARQDLSQAKNEEQIQKTQLNALLGFGYDYLIGYEGDLEEIPLDIFFETREVIDIAMEQRTDLMFIRKNMAVTEQERRIARGQKMPRVNLEFVYTDRKRDYDEPQQTMEGPMDRDQRNRHWTAGASIEWEFFSGGQQYYQHEAMGYEIRRLVQTLKETESSIVTEVRTAQMRLDEARDRLVSTRKALNAAQENYDMQEHRYKQRVGTITDLLTAQEHLTEAETRNNQALMDFQQALSELYFAIGERNYGLD, encoded by the coding sequence ATGGATATTAAAAGAGTAGTACTGGCGGGGTTTGTCAGCCTTTTTTTAATGGCTGGTCCGGTCCAGGCCGGGGATGAGACGCACAATTCCGGAGACAGCCTGGTCCTGGACATGAAGGACGCTGTCAAGATGGGCCTGGATAGAAGCCACAGGGTACAGGCCCATGATTATGGAATCAAAAGGAGCGAGTCCGAGGTCAAATCCGTGCGGGGGCAATTTTTCCCGCAGCTTTCAGCCGGAGCCGGATATACTTATCTGGACAGCCTTTCCGCCCGGGGGCCGACGGACCAGGACTACCTGGACCAGCAGCAGTACCAGTGGAATTTGCGGGCAGTGCAGACAGTTTTCGCCGGGATGACCATACTCAGTTCCTACCAGCAGGCCCAGATAGAAAAGGAAATCAGTGAACTGGAAAAAGAGAACACGGAAAGAGAGCTTATAAGGGAAATCCAGCATCACTTCCTGGAACTCTTAAAGGCCAGGGAGGACAGGCGGGCCTTAGACAGTTCCGTTGAAAGACTGGAGGTGGGCCTGGAAGCTTCAGAATCCTTTTATGAGAGGCAGTTGGTTCCGTATGTGGACGTGCTCCAGGCCGGGGTGGAACTGGAAGAAGCCAGGCAGGACCTGAGCCAGGCCAAGAACGAGGAGCAGATCCAGAAGACCCAGCTTAATGCCCTGCTGGGCTTTGGCTATGACTACCTTATAGGCTACGAGGGCGACCTGGAAGAGATACCCCTGGATATTTTCTTTGAAACCCGCGAGGTGATCGACATCGCCATGGAGCAAAGAACTGACCTGATGTTTATCCGCAAGAACATGGCTGTTACTGAACAGGAGCGGCGCATAGCCAGAGGCCAAAAAATGCCCAGGGTCAACCTGGAGTTTGTCTATACCGACCGCAAAAGGGATTACGACGAACCTCAGCAGACCATGGAAGGCCCCATGGACCGGGACCAGCGCAACCGGCACTGGACTGCAGGAGCAAGTATAGAATGGGAATTCTTCAGCGGCGGGCAACAGTATTATCAGCATGAAGCCATGGGCTATGAAATCCGCAGGCTGGTGCAGACCCTCAAGGAAACCGAATCATCTATTGTTACAGAGGTGCGTACTGCCCAGATGCGCCTGGATGAAGCCAGGGACAGGCTGGTGTCTACGCGCAAAGCCCTGAACGCGGCCCAGGAAAACTACGACATGCAGGAACACCGCTACAAGCAGAGAGTCGGGACCATCACCGACCTGCTGACCGCACAGGAACACCTCACCGAGGCCGAAACCCGCAACAACCAGGCCTTGATGGATTTTCAGCAGGCATTGTCCGAACTGTATTTCGCCATAGGAGAGCGCAATTACGGTCTGGATTAA
- the hepT gene encoding type VII toxin-antitoxin system HepT family RNase toxin gives MVDRNIILSKMAAVQKHVRRVKTKRDIQEHEFLQDLDRQESILFNLQMAIQNCIDLAAHVVSEKDLGLPGSTNEIFYLLEDQGYIHQDLTERMVKATGFRNLLVHEYGEIDLKVVFKVSHEDVEDLEEFARVLGDLFG, from the coding sequence ATGGTGGACAGAAATATCATATTATCCAAAATGGCGGCGGTGCAGAAACACGTTCGCCGGGTTAAAACAAAGAGGGACATTCAGGAACACGAATTTCTTCAGGATCTGGACAGGCAGGAAAGCATTCTCTTTAATCTCCAGATGGCAATTCAAAACTGTATTGACCTGGCTGCACATGTTGTCAGTGAAAAAGATCTGGGATTACCAGGGAGTACCAATGAGATCTTTTACCTACTGGAAGACCAGGGCTACATTCACCAGGATCTAACGGAACGGATGGTCAAAGCGACAGGCTTCCGTAATCTGCTGGTGCATGAGTATGGCGAAATCGATCTGAAAGTGGTTTTCAAGGTGAGTCATGAGGATGTTGAGGATCTGGAAGAATTCGCCCGTGTGCTGGGAGACTTGTTCGGCTGA
- the mntA gene encoding type VII toxin-antitoxin system MntA family adenylyltransferase antitoxin, which translates to MKPAPADIADRVEPVLSQHRQVIAAYLFGSAASGRLRPGSDIDIAVLLDERAGKFDRKEELERLHPPLCRALRHDVHLVFLNQASCLLLGQVIDKGVLLYVSDQEQLSLFRMRSLTLYTEFAPYMRMFRESMKKKVSKA; encoded by the coding sequence ATGAAACCAGCGCCTGCAGATATCGCCGACAGGGTAGAACCAGTCCTGTCCCAACACAGACAGGTCATAGCAGCCTATCTTTTTGGCTCTGCTGCATCCGGGCGACTGCGCCCCGGCAGTGACATCGACATTGCTGTTCTGCTGGATGAAAGAGCAGGAAAATTCGACCGCAAAGAGGAGCTGGAAAGACTGCATCCACCCCTTTGCCGTGCCCTGCGACATGATGTTCACCTGGTTTTCCTTAACCAGGCCTCTTGTCTTCTCCTGGGGCAGGTTATTGACAAGGGAGTGCTGCTTTACGTCAGCGACCAGGAACAACTGTCCCTGTTCCGCATGAGAAGCCTGACTCTGTATACGGAGTTCGCCCCTTATATGCGAATGTTCCGGGAAAGTATGAAGAAGAAAGTGAGCAAGGCCTGA
- a CDS encoding inositol monophosphatase family protein has translation MIINRELIDDALQAVRGAGEIILKAWDKPRNIRHKGRIDLVTDTDVAVEDSLKKSLGRVLPEADFLAEESAGETELKGGPTWIMDPLDGTTNFAHRIPFVAVSVGLWQGGAVRMGIVHLPVLGEMYWAAQDQGAFLNGEQINVTETQDLVQALVATGFPYTIKTDVDQVLGYMRRALMNTRGVRRCGSAATDLAFTAAGRFDAFFEIGLKPWDTAAGACLIREAGGMVSTMHGQDYFPGQETILGTNKVLHEQMIKILGA, from the coding sequence ATGATTATAAACCGGGAACTTATAGATGATGCGCTGCAGGCGGTGCGAGGGGCAGGGGAGATTATTCTCAAGGCCTGGGACAAACCGCGCAACATCAGGCACAAGGGCCGCATCGATCTGGTCACGGATACAGACGTGGCTGTGGAGGACAGCCTCAAGAAGTCCCTGGGCCGGGTCCTGCCCGAGGCTGATTTCCTGGCCGAGGAATCCGCAGGGGAGACGGAATTAAAAGGCGGTCCCACCTGGATCATGGACCCCCTGGACGGGACTACCAATTTTGCACACAGGATTCCTTTTGTGGCTGTGTCCGTGGGGCTCTGGCAAGGCGGGGCTGTCAGAATGGGCATTGTCCATCTGCCGGTGCTGGGGGAGATGTACTGGGCCGCCCAGGACCAGGGGGCCTTTCTAAACGGGGAGCAAATCAACGTCACCGAGACGCAGGATCTTGTCCAGGCCCTGGTGGCCACCGGCTTTCCCTATACCATAAAAACCGACGTGGACCAGGTGCTCGGCTACATGCGCCGGGCCCTGATGAACACCCGGGGTGTGCGGCGCTGCGGTTCAGCGGCCACGGACCTGGCCTTTACCGCGGCCGGGCGCTTTGACGCCTTCTTCGAGATAGGCCTAAAGCCCTGGGACACTGCCGCCGGAGCCTGCCTCATCCGCGAAGCCGGAGGAATGGTCAGCACCATGCACGGGCAGGATTATTTTCCGGGACAGGAGACCATCCTGGGAACCAACAAAGTGCTGCACGAACAGATGATCAAAATACTTGGGGCTTAA